In Zingiber officinale cultivar Zhangliang chromosome 11B, Zo_v1.1, whole genome shotgun sequence, a single window of DNA contains:
- the LOC122034044 gene encoding probable CCR4-associated factor 1 homolog 11 translates to MAVAVVNNVNDMLISSSAASTSRVEVRSVWAHNLDEEFALIRSAVPFHPFVALDTEYPGVVVASKNPYCTLTLPQRYELIRANVEALRIVQVGLTLSDAAGNLPCAIYSDGTCVRYVWEFNFRDFDISRDRYAPSSVELLKANGIDFQKNQIWGIDSCRFAQHLATSGLLSFGHFSPVSWVTFQGAYDFAFLVKMLTCDCKLPKTVREFLHLVHFFFGKRVFDVKHLSKHCPGLYGGLERVASTVRVERAVGSRHQSGSDSLLTWQVFYQIASRVNPQLIHRPEHMGTLFDLQLQ, encoded by the coding sequence ATGGCTGTCGCAGTTGTCAACAACGTTAACGATATGCTAATTTCCTCTTCCGCCGCCAGCACCAGCAGAGTCGAGGTTCGCTCCGTGTGGGCTCATAACCTCGACGAGGAGTTCGCCCTTATCCGCTCCGCCGTCCCGTTCCACCCCTTCGTCGCATTGGACACCGAGTATCCTGGCGTCGTCGTCGCTTCCAAAAATCCCTACTGCACCCTCACCCTCCCCCAGCGCTACGAATTGATCCGCGCCAACGTCGAGGCCCTCCGCATCGTCCAGGTCGGTCTCACCCTCTCCGACGCCGCCGGCAACCTGCCATGTGCCATCTACAGCGACGGCACTTGTGTGCGTTACGTGTGGGAATTTAATTTCCGCGACTTCGACATCAGCCGCGACCGTTACGCCCCTTCCTCCGTCGAGCTGCTCAAGGCTAATGGCATCGACTTCCAAAAGAATCAAATATGGGGCATCGACTCTTGCAGATTCGCCCAGCACTTGGCCACCTCCGGCTTGCTTTCCTTTGGCCATTTTTCTCCCGTCTCCTGGGTTACCTTCCAAGGCGCCTATGACTTCGCCTTCCTAGTCAAGATGCTGACATGCGACTGCAAATTACCAAAGACCGTTCGTGAGTTCTTGCACCTTGTTCACTTCTTTTTCGGCAAAAGGGTGTTCGATGTGAAGCACCTTAGCAAGCATTGTCCTGGGCTTTACGGAGGATTGGAGCGGGTGGCCTCTACCGTCCGAGTTGAGCGAGCAGTCGGCTCTCGACATCAGTCCGGCTCCGATAGCTTATTAACATGGCAGGTGTTCTACCAAATCGCTTCTCGTGTGAATCCACAACTCATCCATCGTCCAGAACACATGGGAACACTATTTGACCTCCAACTGCAATAG